The Desulfarculaceae bacterium genome window below encodes:
- a CDS encoding MFS transporter: protein MNPEEKHILAVTCFGHFLSHYNMLVFPSVVLPLAALLNLPLAAVLGLSLWQYLLFGLTALPWGLACDRFGAKPLMMVFFMGAGLCGLAAAWFVDDATMLSLCLAGVGLFSGCYHPAGLGLVARGVQRIARGMAFNGIFGNLGLGASPLITGLMVWLWGPRAGFVAMGVLNLAGFGLMAALKLDEPPRASGEDARSAKGLVGPFLILLVAMMLGGITYRGLTVSLPSYLEIDAPALLSWFQAVFGAGVTGNFMATLITAFIFTVGAAGQYFGGWVGERIDPRWGYLTFHAISIPAVFLMAWASNLPLVILAMIYVFFLLGMQPMENTLVSRLSPPAFKHTAYGTKFILTFGVGAFAVKVAGWVEAAWGLGAIYLGIGCVTLALVGTIAILISRTPKMEHA from the coding sequence TTGAATCCCGAGGAAAAGCACATCCTGGCGGTGACCTGTTTCGGTCACTTCCTGAGTCACTACAACATGCTGGTCTTTCCCTCGGTGGTGCTGCCTCTCGCCGCCTTGTTGAACCTGCCCCTGGCTGCGGTGCTGGGCCTGAGCCTGTGGCAATACCTGCTCTTCGGGCTCACCGCCCTGCCCTGGGGCCTGGCCTGCGACCGCTTCGGGGCCAAGCCCCTGATGATGGTGTTCTTCATGGGAGCCGGGCTCTGCGGGCTGGCCGCCGCCTGGTTCGTGGACGACGCCACGATGCTCAGCCTGTGCCTGGCCGGAGTGGGTCTGTTCTCGGGTTGCTACCATCCCGCCGGGCTGGGCCTGGTGGCCCGGGGCGTCCAGCGGATCGCGCGGGGCATGGCCTTCAACGGCATCTTCGGCAACCTGGGCCTGGGGGCCTCTCCCCTGATCACCGGGCTGATGGTGTGGCTGTGGGGGCCGCGGGCCGGCTTCGTGGCCATGGGCGTGTTGAACCTGGCCGGTTTCGGGCTGATGGCCGCGCTCAAGCTGGACGAACCGCCCCGCGCCAGCGGCGAAGACGCCCGCAGCGCCAAGGGCCTGGTGGGCCCCTTCCTCATCCTGCTGGTGGCCATGATGCTGGGCGGCATCACCTACCGGGGCCTCACCGTCAGCCTGCCCAGCTATCTGGAGATCGACGCGCCCGCCCTTCTGAGCTGGTTCCAGGCGGTGTTCGGAGCCGGGGTCACCGGCAACTTCATGGCCACCCTGATCACCGCCTTTATCTTCACGGTGGGCGCGGCGGGGCAATACTTCGGCGGCTGGGTCGGCGAGCGGATCGACCCCCGCTGGGGCTACCTGACCTTCCACGCCATCAGCATCCCGGCGGTGTTCCTCATGGCCTGGGCCTCCAACCTGCCCCTGGTGATCCTGGCCATGATCTACGTGTTCTTCCTCTTGGGCATGCAGCCCATGGAGAACACCCTGGTCAGCCGCCTGAGCCCCCCGGCCTTCAAGCACACCGCCTACGGCACCAAGTTCATCCTCACTTTCGGGGTGGGGGCCTTCGCGGTGAAGGTGGCCGGCTGGGTGGAGGCGGCCTGGGGCCTGGGAGCCATCTACCTGGGCATCGGCTGCGTCACCCTGGCCCTGGTGGGGACCATCGCGATACTCATCAGCCGCACCCCCAAGATGGAGCACGCCTGA
- a CDS encoding 4-vinyl reductase, translating to MPPSTDENRKYRFSWDLLGNISVGRPNLGAQTRLEVYRLMQFAFRDVMEQKLGTEQTDQLFYEAGYLAGAEFFKNVLPPTDDFSQFVANLQAALKDMGIGILRVEKADLETGSLVVTVSEDLDCSGLPELDFEICIYDEGFIAGLLESYTEARFKVKEVDCWCTGDRTCRFTAEVID from the coding sequence ATGCCGCCATCCACCGATGAAAACAGAAAATACCGTTTTTCCTGGGACCTGCTGGGCAACATCAGCGTGGGCCGTCCCAATCTGGGCGCCCAAACCCGCCTGGAGGTCTACCGCTTGATGCAGTTCGCCTTCCGCGACGTCATGGAGCAGAAGCTGGGCACCGAGCAGACCGACCAGCTTTTCTATGAGGCCGGCTATTTGGCCGGCGCGGAATTTTTCAAAAACGTCCTGCCCCCCACCGACGACTTCAGCCAGTTCGTGGCCAACCTGCAAGCCGCGCTCAAGGACATGGGCATCGGCATCCTCAGGGTGGAAAAGGCCGATCTGGAAACCGGCTCCCTGGTGGTCACCGTCTCCGAAGACCTGGACTGCTCGGGGCTTCCCGAGCTGGACTTCGAGATCTGCATCTACGACGAGGGCTTCATCGCCGGTCTCTTGGAGAGCTACACCGAGGCGCGTTTCAAGGTCAAGGAAGTGGACTGCTGGTGCACCGGCGACCGCACCTGCCGCTTCACCGCCGAGGTCATAGATTGA